The nucleotide window aatactgaaagaacagtaaagagattaccgtacccatcagcattgctagcggtcaccgtgttgacttgcttcccctttttcttgcggtctgccctctctggacagtccttagaaaagtggctagtctctccacaggtaaagcagctcagatctgctttgtttatcatcttcttcttcttgaaggttgtagtcttcataggcttattgaaggagggcttgttattccctttgttcttgctcgtagggtttcttcgcaccatgttggcgctagaccgaccctctcctttctcggtagtatccttagcccgagctttctcctcaacatcaagagacgctatcgggttttcaaccgatatctcctgtctcttgtgtttgagagttgtggcaaagttcctccatgaagggggcaacttagcaataatgcatccagccacaaacttgtcaggtaaggcacacttaaggagttcaagttcTTTCGCAatacactgtatctcatgagcttgttcgactacagaacggttgttcaccatcctgatgtcatggaagctctccatgatgtacagttcatcgcttgcatcggttgcaccgaatttagcattcagtgcatcccagagctctttaccatctgttatgtgcatgtacacatcacagagacgatcagcaagaatactcagaacgcatccgacgaagagagtattgttttccttgaacttgttccgatcttggtcagatatagttccttcaagtAAACAAttactaacttcgaacactttcagatgagtaagccagagcgtggccttaacttgccacctcttgaagtgcacaccggtaaacttatccggcctcagtgcatcagcaaaaccagccattgttaactcaggaaattgcctataaTTAGGTTtttgattgttggataattaggcacaatttccatgattaattccagaatataaaacatgatgacagcaactactaacatgtgaaactcgaacatactagatgcattaatcaacatgagtagcagcagcgcaaacggtaaagcatccatcgctaaacaaatcgagatatgtcgcacgtaccgatctggtggaggtgtagcagatgatgtcgcagcagtaacgttgttgatgacaacgttgttgacgacgggtcgaagtagacggcgttgaagacgacggtaggcagcaccgcccgacttggacggaaggcgacccgtgatgaagaacttgagcgatcgcgcgagcgcttcccaaaaacctaatttgccctctcccgtacgggatcgcaaggacgagtggttccggagacctgctctcccgttcgccgatgcacgtcggcgcgcgggatggagtaggctacgatggcggcgcaagcgagagagaggtggaaaccctaactcgtgtattcggtgTGTTTCCGCGGTagtcgggcaagagattatataggctcgagaaaccctaggcaacgtgggccacgcccacgtcgcacgaacgtttcgagtcggttactgaatagcccacgatccgggagcgacccgaaccgactaactgcgacgcgtccgtctaggactctgttcgttttcctgagctgcaaaaagtaaggaaagtctcggctcgaggctcaatccactcaccacgagcgtggcgcgcgtcgtgacgtgtcgagtcgagacgagcgagcgaggaggaggaagagtgcgcgtgtagcactcctattctcactcacttactagtggtgaaacaacccaccttataaggtggtctaacttcctcccaactttccatgtgggactaaacttcccaccacttgccactcactagtgagctgccaccaacttgggctcaaactcacaaggctgccactatgtgggctttgagatttatagggaaaactgaaatctaatttgggccactaaaagtgggcccaatatttcaacattttTTGACCCTGAGCAGACTTTGATTAGTTAGCCCTTACTAGATAACAGTGCCATGAATCCAAGATATATCATGCACAAAAGTCATAACCAACTCAAAGTCAGCATTTGATGAGCAATGTGCTAGTACTAATTCCAACGGTTACAAGACTGGGTTTGAGATGTGGCCTTCAGCTATGGGTTTGAGAATTGAATTTGGCATAGCTCCATACAAGACTAATTATTCACAAACCACAACCAGCAGATTAAGCAAACATATAGAAGCTTTAACGAAAAGGCAAGACAATAGACAAGACGTAATGTAAAGCCAAGTATCATACCTGGAGTGTAGAAGCTCATGTAGGGTAGGACGCTAAAATAGACTCCAGCCTCATCAACCTTCTTAACCTGTCCCGAATTGAGCTTTATCGTGAATAAGCCAGCACCTGAGCTAACAAAGATGACATCCACACCCTCTGCAAAGCCGACCACTAATGGTTCGTCATCAGGATTCACAACAGGTACTGTTTTCTCCAGCTCAATGACCCTGTATTGTACCCATTCAGCAGCTTCTTCTGTATCCACCTTCCTTGACCACGTATAAAGGCTGGAACCCTGAATGCAGGCAAATCCCAGTGAAGCGTTCTCCATCGCCATGAGCGTGATGTCCCACTCTTTGGGTTGCGGCGACTCAATCATGGATAATCGGTCCTTGCCCAAGTCGTACTTGACGATTGCATTGTCATGCTGAACCGTGAAGTAGACTGCATCTCCGACAAGGGTGCCTCGCCTAGGCTGGAGCGCGCTCCACGCGCCCGTCTCTGATGAGTAGACGCTCGCGACTATGATATCCTCGCGGTCATGGGTGGCCGCGAAGACGACGCGGAAGGGCCCGCCGTGGCAGTCGAGGTGGTCGCAGCCGTCGGCGGCGCAGAGCACCGCGGCGGAGTAGATGAGTCAGTCGATGTCCGGCTCGGGCAGGTCGTGTCGGTCGCCCGTGACGGGGTCCCAGACGAGGTAGCCCTGGCTGGCGTCGTGCTCCAGCATGTGgacgaggacgcggccgtggcggcaGTCGAGGGGCCGCGTGCGGCGGCCGTCGGAGCCCGGGTGCGGGAATTCGGGTATTGAAGTGGTGGAGGCGAAGCGGTCAGGCGGGGGGCCCTTGCATCACCATGAGCttgtggaggaggccgagaagcgGTAGCTGCGGCGGAAGCCGCGGTCGCAGATGACGCGGAGCCACGGCTTGCAGACGAGGGCGGCGCGGAAGAGGTGCTCCGGCTcgtccggagggaggcggaggaggatctcggcGATGAGGTCGTCGTTcagcgggcgcggcggcggcgccatggtgcgGTGCGCTCGTGGTTTGTGTGGGGGATTGGGGAAGAGTCGGCGGAGCGGTTGGGAATGACGGCGCGTCGGCGCTGCGCCCTGCGGCACACTCGCGCTTGCGCGTGGACTGTAGAGTGATTTGGTGAGTGGCCTATTTGCTTTTGGCTGGGCTCTTTGTTCTCATTTCACAGGCCGGGGCCGAGCTTTGGGCCAAGCCGAACAACGCCTGATGCAGAAAATGTAGGCTAGGCTGGTCAGGCCGAAAAATCAGGCCCATGCGTGGGCCGGGTGCTCCTATTTGGGAGAACTGCTATACGCCGACctggcaaatcctatacaccgaccaggtcagcCGCTACCGCGCCCCGCACaccccgcgcgcggtatgggctggcctggtcggcccagttcgcctattttttctgttttctgtttttttttactgttttttttcttttttattttctatttctgtttctttttattttttgtttattttctttttatttctgttcaaattttaaaattgtttaaatttagaaaaaaatctaaattgaaaattgttcaaaattaaaaaaaatgttcaaattttaaaaatgttcaaatttgaaaaccgttcaaaaacaaaaaaaaatgttcaaattataaaagcgttTATATTTGAAATCCGttcgaatttgaaaaatgtttaaatacaaaaaatgttcaaattataaaagcgttcaaatttgaaatccgttcaaatatataaagtgttcaaatttggaaaaaatgTTCACATTCGGAAACTGTTCATAACTAAAAATGTTagtttttggaaaaaataaattttacaaatttttaaaaatgttcaaatttaaattatgtccatatccgaaaatgttcaaatttcgaaaaaaaatcaaaatctgaatatttttaaaatttcgaatctgaacagattttgaaatttgttctccgaatttttttttttaaagttagatatttaaaaagaaaaatattaacagaAAAGAAACAGTAAAAAAAAGAACGTACCTACTCTTATTGGGCCACGGCCCAACccaccgacctggtcgctggggtgtgcggcgccccgtacatgccgaccaggtcggtgtacagcatccccccgccgacctggtcggcgcgtgcggggtgccgcacacccccagcAACCAGTTCGGAtagtttgggccgcggcccatcagcTCAGGTACATTTTTTcgtttttttcttctatttttttctgttattaatatttttctttttcaaaatctaacattttttatgaaattattttcaagatttttttcaaaatatgaacatttttaaatttaacagttttaaaatttgaacgattttatattttgaatatttttcaaaaaaaattatatttttcaaaatttgaacatttttcacgtttgaacgatttttaaatttaaacatttttcatgtttgaacaattttcaagtttgaacgatttttaaatttgaaaggtTTTTAAAATtcaacatttttcatgtttgaatgatttttaaatttgaacggttttcagattttaaacgttttttatatttgaacattttttaatttaattttttaaaaagatTCTATTTTTCGAatatgaaaaataaaagtaaaaaaaggaaacagaaaaaacgaaagaaaaacgaaaacaaaaaacagaaaaaagaaaacaggaaaaaaagaaacaaaaaataagaaacaaaaaagaaaagaaaaatcgaaaaaggaggcagcccgcacccaactgggccggcccgtaccgcgcgcggtacgcgccgacctggtcggtgtatagggtttgccCCTATTTGGCGCTTCCCGCGCCCGACAAACACGTCGACACCTATAGCGCATCGCGAATGGACTGGCTCACCGTCCCGACGTGGCCATCTTCTTCCCCCTCctatcttcgtcttcctctcgagaACTGCACTAATGGCCGCCCCCGCCGGCCGTAATCGCCTGCCTCCGCTGCCCACGCCTCGCGCCGCCTTGGCTCTCCACCTTCTTGGTCTACTGCAGAATAGGCTATCAGTGACAGGCTCAAAAGGATCACTAGTGACAGGCATAGCGCATGTCACTAATGACTAGTCACTGGTGCGAggttactagtgacaggcaaagtgcctgtcactagtatgtgtatactagtgacaggcaaaagAGATGCATGTCACTGGTTGTGATCGCCGATAATTAAAAAAAAGGATGAGCTTTCTACTAATATTCTATATTGCACAATAAGATGCTATGAAAATAATATGTATTTTCCACGAATATTTCAAATCGCACA belongs to Lolium rigidum isolate FL_2022 unplaced genomic scaffold, APGP_CSIRO_Lrig_0.1 contig_20394_1, whole genome shotgun sequence and includes:
- the LOC124680604 gene encoding uncharacterized protein LOC124680604 → MTPRRGTLVGDAVYFTVQHDNAIVKYDLGKDRLSMIESPQPKEWDITLMAMENASLGFACIQGSSLYTWSRKVDTEEAAEWVQYRVIELEKTVPVVNPDDEPLVVGFAEGVDVIFVSSGAGLFTIKLNSGQVKKVDEAGVYFSVLPYMSFYTPDRGRLLSIARTH